The proteins below come from a single Plodia interpunctella isolate USDA-ARS_2022_Savannah chromosome 21, ilPloInte3.2, whole genome shotgun sequence genomic window:
- the LOC128678964 gene encoding uncharacterized protein LOC128678964 isoform X2, translating to MKKFDVLTVYQSLEAKYKKAGKKLSLKDEFHNIINKIDETDELLSLKIERGDPKIIVGKSGRRAHPGFEQYGVFRPTDENEEEPLQTLWDPQYVRYRLNELMKQIIYSTRNKMVGMQLIREEFKNESLYKMGFLMSKTDEAVKNYIRFTFRTYKACTRRLLSEATRRHQLIDILTTQERMLFKWFHIDLLTDLIRENDDNAREIMANYSTGRKVAWKFVD from the coding sequence ATGAAGAAATTCGACGTTCTCACTGTTTACCAATCCTTGGAggcaaaatacaaaaaagctGGTAAAAAATTATCACTCAAGGatgaatttcataacataattaataaaatcgatGAGACCGATGAACTTTTATCGTTAAAAATAGAAAGAGGCGATCCCAAAATAATAGTGGGCAAAAGTGGCAGACGAGCCCACCCAGGTTTCGAGCAATACGGCGTCTTCAGACCAACAGACGAGAACGAAGAAGAACCACTGCAGACCCTGTGGGACCCGCAATATGTTAGATACAGACTTAATGAACTGATGAAACAAATCATATACTCGACGAGAAACAAAATGGTAGGGATGCAATTAATAAGAGAAGAGTTTAAGAACGAATCGTTGTACAAAATGGGGTTTTTGATGAGCAAAACTGATGAAGCAGTGAAAAACTACATCAGATTCACCTTCCGAACGTACAAGGCGTGTACACGAAGGTTGCTCAGTGAGGCAACAAGGAGACACCAGCTTATAGATATCTTGACAACACAAGAAAGGATGCTATTCAAATGGTTTCATATAGATCTCCTAACAGATTTGATTAGAGAAAATGATGATAATGCAAGGGAAATAATGGCTAACTATAGCACTGGTAGGAAAGTTGCATGGAAATTTGTTGATTAA
- the LOC128678964 gene encoding uncharacterized protein LOC128678964 isoform X1: MFLVKCFFVILIFHTNAEIRDLFTGQNPNGRKNLKNDEWLYKDYMKKFDVLTVYQSLEAKYKKAGKKLSLKDEFHNIINKIDETDELLSLKIERGDPKIIVGKSGRRAHPGFEQYGVFRPTDENEEEPLQTLWDPQYVRYRLNELMKQIIYSTRNKMVGMQLIREEFKNESLYKMGFLMSKTDEAVKNYIRFTFRTYKACTRRLLSEATRRHQLIDILTTQERMLFKWFHIDLLTDLIRENDDNAREIMANYSTGRKVAWKFVD; the protein is encoded by the exons atgtttttag taaaatgttttttcgtTATCTTGATTTTTCACACAAATGCGGAAATAAGAGATCTGTTTACGGGCCAAAACCCAAATGGCAGAAAGAATTTAAAGAATGACGAGTGGCTTTACAAAGATTACATGAAGAAATTCGACGTTCTCACTGTTTACCAATCCTTGGAggcaaaatacaaaaaagctGGTAAAAAATTATCACTCAAGGatgaatttcataacataattaataaaatcgatGAGACCGATGAACTTTTATCGTTAAAAATAGAAAGAGGCGATCCCAAAATAATAGTGGGCAAAAGTGGCAGACGAGCCCACCCAGGTTTCGAGCAATACGGCGTCTTCAGACCAACAGACGAGAACGAAGAAGAACCACTGCAGACCCTGTGGGACCCGCAATATGTTAGATACAGACTTAATGAACTGATGAAACAAATCATATACTCGACGAGAAACAAAATGGTAGGGATGCAATTAATAAGAGAAGAGTTTAAGAACGAATCGTTGTACAAAATGGGGTTTTTGATGAGCAAAACTGATGAAGCAGTGAAAAACTACATCAGATTCACCTTCCGAACGTACAAGGCGTGTACACGAAGGTTGCTCAGTGAGGCAACAAGGAGACACCAGCTTATAGATATCTTGACAACACAAGAAAGGATGCTATTCAAATGGTTTCATATAGATCTCCTAACAGATTTGATTAGAGAAAATGATGATAATGCAAGGGAAATAATGGCTAACTATAGCACTGGTAGGAAAGTTGCATGGAAATTTGTTGATTAA